The following are encoded in a window of Brevibacillus ruminantium genomic DNA:
- a CDS encoding M16 family metallopeptidase, whose protein sequence is MIQRHTCENGLRIITEKIPSVRSVALGVWVGTGSKFETERDNGISHFLEHMFFKGTTSRSAKEIAETFDEIGGNVNAFTSKEYTCYYARILDQHAPIALEILADMYFNSVFDSEELEKEKNVVIEEISMYEDTPDDLVHDLIARACYGDHSLGSSILGTEEVLRSLSRQDLLHYIDGHYLPTNTVITVAGNFDDALIEEIKRRFSALDRRSVLPEIKAPAFRAHTIAHHKATEQAHLCISLPGFQVGHEETYSLILLNNILGGSMSSRLFQEIREERGLAYSVYSYHSSFKEAGTFTVYTGTAPEQVGQVFDIVAHVLRDVADHGITDKELNKGKEQLKGSLMLSLESTNSRMSRLGKNELLLGRHLTLDEIVAKIDRVTHDSVLAVAQQLFRSKMAMAMVSPLEGFPENVKSDILL, encoded by the coding sequence GTGATACAAAGACATACATGTGAGAACGGACTCAGGATCATTACAGAAAAAATCCCATCTGTACGTTCCGTAGCATTGGGGGTATGGGTTGGTACGGGGTCCAAGTTCGAAACAGAGAGAGATAATGGAATCTCCCATTTCTTGGAGCACATGTTCTTTAAAGGAACGACAAGCCGGTCAGCCAAGGAGATAGCCGAGACCTTCGATGAAATTGGAGGGAATGTAAACGCCTTCACCTCCAAGGAATATACGTGCTATTACGCCCGGATTCTGGATCAGCACGCCCCGATCGCCTTGGAGATTTTGGCGGATATGTACTTCAACTCCGTCTTTGACAGCGAAGAGCTGGAAAAGGAAAAGAACGTTGTAATCGAGGAAATCAGCATGTACGAGGATACACCGGATGATCTGGTGCATGACTTGATCGCTCGCGCATGCTACGGTGACCATTCACTGGGCTCTTCCATTCTCGGAACGGAAGAGGTGCTGCGCTCCCTTTCACGCCAAGATTTGCTTCACTATATCGACGGTCATTATCTGCCGACCAATACCGTCATCACGGTAGCTGGCAATTTTGATGATGCATTGATCGAAGAAATCAAGCGCCGTTTCTCTGCACTGGATCGCCGGTCGGTTCTGCCTGAGATCAAAGCGCCAGCATTTCGAGCCCATACGATCGCTCATCACAAAGCAACGGAGCAGGCGCATCTCTGTATCTCTCTTCCGGGCTTTCAGGTGGGCCATGAGGAAACGTACTCGCTCATCCTGCTCAACAACATACTTGGCGGCAGCATGAGCTCCCGTCTATTTCAAGAGATTCGCGAAGAAAGAGGTCTGGCCTACTCCGTCTATTCCTATCATTCCTCGTTCAAGGAAGCGGGAACCTTCACCGTGTATACCGGGACAGCTCCCGAACAGGTGGGCCAAGTATTTGATATCGTAGCCCATGTCCTGCGCGATGTTGCAGACCACGGTATTACCGATAAGGAGCTGAACAAAGGCAAGGAACAACTGAAAGGCAGCCTCATGCTTAGTCTGGAAAGCACCAACAGCCGGATGAGCCGATTGGGCAAAAATGAATTGCTGCTCGGCCGCCATTTAACTTTGGACGAGATCGTTGCCAAAATTGATCGGGTCACTCATGATTCAGTGCTTGCTGTAGCGCAGCAGTTGTTCCGCTCAAAAATGGCGATGGCTATGGTCAGCCCACTGGAAGGATTTCCGGAAAACGTCAAAAGCGATATCCTCCTGTAA
- a CDS encoding CLC_0170 family protein, whose product MRVWIEVGYLYYVVFLMIVSGYLVLRTDASGYRFFGLTKEHKVATILGWTNIVLGVAVILLQLLYPVR is encoded by the coding sequence ATGCGAGTTTGGATCGAGGTGGGGTACCTCTATTATGTTGTGTTTTTGATGATCGTCTCCGGATATTTGGTTCTTCGCACCGACGCCTCTGGTTACCGATTTTTCGGACTTACAAAAGAGCATAAGGTAGCAACGATACTGGGCTGGACCAATATTGTACTCGGCGTAGCGGTAATTCTCTTGCAGCTTCTTTATCCCGTACGCTGA
- the dapG gene encoding aspartate kinase has translation MRILVQKFGGSSLTSEDCRNRAITHMKKAIDEGYALVVVVSAMGRKGDPYATDTLLQLVRSNGNGLPKRETDLLLHTGEIISATVMCSMLNAQGIKATILTGGQASIVTSEEFTNAQIMTIEPARILQELSEGKVVIVPGFQGRTSEWEITTLGRGGSDTTATALGVALHAEMVDIFTDVNGIMTADPRIVEEAQPLTSVTYAEICNMAHLGAKVIHPRAVEIAMQANVPIRVRSTFSDDPGTLVTNLLELGRMGYTVHDRLVMGIAHVPNITQIKVANKDDQYDTQLQVFKAMAKNNISVDFINVNPLGVAYTVHDEMAENATQILLDMGYEPQILSHCAKVSVIGAGMTGVPGVMAQIVEALTQEDIPILQSADSHTTIWVLVHEEDMIRAVRSLHQQFQLHNGHL, from the coding sequence GTGAGAATTCTCGTCCAGAAATTCGGGGGATCTTCACTGACGTCAGAGGATTGCCGAAACAGAGCGATTACCCATATGAAAAAAGCGATCGACGAAGGCTATGCCCTCGTCGTTGTCGTGTCCGCTATGGGGCGAAAAGGCGACCCGTACGCGACCGATACGCTGTTGCAACTGGTCCGAAGCAACGGCAATGGTCTGCCCAAACGGGAGACGGATCTGCTTTTGCACACAGGGGAAATCATCTCGGCGACAGTGATGTGCAGCATGCTGAATGCACAGGGAATAAAGGCGACGATCTTAACAGGAGGGCAAGCAAGTATTGTTACCAGTGAAGAATTTACCAACGCTCAGATTATGACGATTGAACCTGCGCGAATTTTACAGGAGCTGAGCGAAGGAAAGGTTGTCATCGTTCCCGGCTTTCAGGGTAGAACGTCAGAATGGGAAATCACAACGCTGGGCCGCGGAGGCAGCGATACCACAGCTACAGCTTTGGGCGTCGCATTGCATGCGGAAATGGTCGACATTTTTACTGACGTAAACGGCATTATGACAGCAGATCCTCGCATCGTAGAAGAAGCACAGCCATTGACGAGTGTAACATATGCAGAAATATGCAATATGGCCCATTTGGGCGCCAAGGTTATTCACCCGCGAGCGGTAGAAATCGCGATGCAGGCGAATGTTCCCATCCGTGTGCGGTCCACCTTCTCTGATGATCCCGGTACCTTGGTGACCAATCTATTAGAGCTGGGACGGATGGGTTATACTGTGCATGACCGCCTGGTGATGGGGATTGCCCACGTCCCCAACATCACACAGATCAAGGTGGCCAATAAAGACGACCAATACGATACACAGCTGCAGGTATTCAAGGCCATGGCAAAAAATAACATCAGTGTTGATTTTATAAACGTCAACCCGCTTGGGGTTGCGTACACGGTACACGATGAAATGGCTGAAAATGCAACCCAAATCCTGCTGGATATGGGATATGAGCCGCAAATTTTGTCGCATTGTGCAAAAGTATCCGTGATAGGCGCCGGGATGACAGGCGTACCTGGTGTCATGGCACAGATCGTAGAGGCACTTACACAAGAGGATATTCCGATCCTGCAGTCGGCAGACTCGCATACCACCATCTGGGTGTTGGTCCACGAAGAAGATATGATCCGGGCTGTTCGATCCCTTCATCAACAGTTCCAACTGCATAACGGGCATTTATAA
- a CDS encoding GerAB/ArcD/ProY family transporter, whose amino-acid sequence METPREITLLQATAVLISTIIGVGILSLPLFAARAADSGAPLLTLFGCAIAFLSLFLLSSLGKRFPRKSIIHYSEAILGVWLGRLGSIAIILFFAMLSALTAREFGEVVITTVLRSTPVEITVIVMLTLAAISCRNDLNTFSYIHLFYLPFILAPGLLIVALSLQNADPINLLPVFSRHDGNWLGGALTIAALFQGSFVFSMIIPSMRTPAKALRASYFAILVSGGLYVLIVIASIAIFGAEEAKLQLWPTLELARMTSLPANILERLDILFLAVWVTAVFTTLFSSYYFTIHSISNLFKLRDHKMFTWAMLPFIFILAMLPKNVLETYHLILVIGSYGLFITIAYPAFLLIVAMLRKKREDQHDRELTQKAP is encoded by the coding sequence ATGGAGACCCCACGTGAAATCACTCTCTTGCAAGCCACCGCTGTCTTGATCAGTACCATCATTGGCGTCGGGATTCTGTCCCTGCCCTTATTTGCGGCGCGGGCGGCCGATTCGGGTGCGCCTCTTTTGACCCTGTTCGGTTGTGCGATTGCCTTTCTCTCTTTGTTTTTGCTGTCGTCTTTGGGCAAGCGTTTCCCGCGAAAGTCAATCATACATTACAGCGAAGCTATTTTGGGCGTCTGGTTGGGGCGACTTGGGAGTATTGCGATCATTTTGTTTTTCGCCATGCTCAGCGCGCTTACAGCAAGAGAATTTGGCGAGGTGGTCATCACGACTGTTCTGCGCAGTACTCCGGTCGAGATAACCGTCATCGTCATGCTCACTCTCGCAGCCATCTCATGTCGCAACGACCTGAACACGTTTTCGTATATTCATCTGTTTTACTTGCCGTTTATTTTGGCCCCGGGTCTGCTCATCGTTGCCTTGTCCCTGCAAAACGCAGATCCGATCAACCTGCTGCCGGTATTTTCTCGTCATGACGGAAACTGGCTAGGAGGAGCCTTGACGATTGCAGCCCTTTTTCAAGGATCATTTGTCTTTTCGATGATCATTCCTTCCATGCGAACGCCAGCCAAAGCTTTGCGAGCTTCTTACTTCGCCATTCTCGTTTCTGGCGGTCTGTACGTGTTGATCGTCATTGCCAGTATCGCGATTTTCGGCGCGGAAGAAGCAAAGCTCCAGCTCTGGCCGACTCTTGAGCTGGCCCGTATGACTTCTCTGCCGGCCAATATTTTGGAGCGGTTGGATATTCTCTTTTTAGCTGTTTGGGTTACCGCTGTGTTTACGACTCTATTTTCCAGCTATTACTTCACCATTCACTCCATCAGCAATCTCTTTAAACTTCGCGACCACAAAATGTTTACATGGGCCATGCTGCCTTTCATCTTTATCCTGGCCATGCTGCCTAAAAACGTTTTGGAAACCTATCACCTGATTCTTGTGATCGGTTCATACGGCCTGTTCATTACGATCGCCTACCCCGCTTTCCTGTTGATCGTCGCGATGCTGCGAAAGAAAAGGGAGGATCAGCATGATCGAGAACTTACACAAAAAGCACCGTAA
- a CDS encoding dipicolinate synthase subunit B, with translation MSKLQGKTIGFGLTGSHCTFEETMPEIKRLVDAGARVIPIVTGTIMTTDTRFGTSEGWQQQLREITGENLITTIPEAEPLGPSKLLDVMVIAPCTGNSTSRLANAITDSPVLMAAKATMRNQRPVVVAISTNDGLGLNAANIAKLLAAKNIYFVPFGQDAPDKKPTSLVARMDLILETCEAALESRQLQPLLIERYQY, from the coding sequence ATGAGTAAACTTCAGGGAAAAACTATCGGGTTTGGACTTACCGGCTCACATTGTACGTTTGAAGAGACAATGCCTGAAATCAAGCGGCTGGTAGATGCTGGCGCACGCGTGATTCCGATCGTCACAGGCACGATTATGACGACGGATACCCGTTTTGGAACTTCCGAGGGGTGGCAGCAGCAGCTCAGGGAGATCACAGGAGAAAATCTGATCACCACGATTCCGGAAGCGGAGCCATTGGGGCCGTCAAAGCTTCTGGATGTGATGGTCATCGCTCCCTGCACAGGCAATTCCACCAGTCGGCTGGCCAATGCGATCACGGACAGTCCCGTTCTGATGGCAGCCAAAGCCACAATGCGGAACCAAAGACCTGTTGTCGTCGCGATCTCTACCAATGACGGTTTGGGTCTGAATGCAGCGAATATTGCAAAGCTGCTGGCAGCCAAAAACATCTACTTTGTGCCTTTTGGTCAGGATGCGCCGGATAAAAAACCAACCTCGCTTGTCGCTCGTATGGACTTGATTTTGGAGACGTGTGAAGCCGCGTTAGAAAGCCGACAATTGCAACCCTTGTTAATAGAAAGATATCAATACTAA
- the dapA gene encoding 4-hydroxy-tetrahydrodipicolinate synthase produces MARFGRLVTAMVTPFNNQLEVDYEKTERLIDHLLETGTEALVVNGTTGESPTLSPQEKLDLFKHVASYAKGKCHIIAGTGSNDTAASIAFTQEVEKIGIDGIMLVTPYYSKPSQEGLYQHFKVLAESVKLPVMLYNVPGRTSVNMTAETTLRLAELPNVVCVKEASGNLSQMAKIIEHAPEGFELYSGDDGLTLPVLAIGGAGIVSVASHVVGKEMTEMIDSFFRGDLSQAAALHRKLLPVFEGLFAYPSPGPTKAALEKLGVETGGVRLPLVDLTEQEKAFVYSLLEN; encoded by the coding sequence GTGGCACGTTTTGGCCGATTGGTTACCGCCATGGTAACGCCGTTTAATAATCAACTGGAAGTAGACTACGAGAAAACGGAACGCCTGATCGATCATTTGCTGGAGACAGGTACAGAAGCTCTCGTAGTGAATGGGACGACAGGGGAATCCCCGACGTTATCTCCACAGGAAAAACTGGATCTGTTCAAGCATGTGGCTTCCTACGCAAAAGGGAAATGTCACATTATTGCCGGTACTGGCAGCAATGACACAGCGGCAAGTATTGCATTTACACAAGAAGTGGAAAAAATTGGTATTGACGGAATCATGCTGGTTACGCCGTATTACTCTAAACCTTCTCAAGAAGGCCTTTACCAACATTTCAAGGTGCTTGCCGAATCCGTAAAGCTGCCGGTCATGCTGTACAACGTCCCCGGACGCACGAGTGTGAACATGACCGCAGAGACAACGCTGCGACTTGCTGAGCTGCCCAATGTCGTCTGTGTAAAAGAAGCCTCTGGAAATTTGTCACAGATGGCAAAGATTATTGAGCACGCTCCAGAAGGCTTTGAGCTCTACAGTGGGGATGACGGACTTACACTGCCGGTACTTGCGATTGGGGGCGCTGGTATTGTCAGCGTGGCTAGCCATGTTGTGGGCAAAGAGATGACAGAGATGATCGATTCGTTCTTCCGTGGTGATCTCAGCCAAGCTGCAGCCCTTCACCGCAAACTCCTCCCCGTATTTGAAGGTTTGTTTGCCTACCCAAGCCCAGGGCCGACAAAAGCTGCGCTGGAAAAACTGGGTGTTGAAACGGGTGGCGTACGCTTACCGCTTGTCGATTTGACAGAGCAAGAAAAGGCATTTGTTTATTCCTTATTGGAAAACTAG
- a CDS encoding spore germination protein, with product MSLWQWLKYRKENGRAAPPLSKPSDSSLPAEQRISDKLEHSITHLKEVFADTDDLIVRRIHAFGRIPAALFYLEHLTDQRELQTSILRPILGTDALADKESHPVEANLINRITQDSLLTGNVYVENDWSCLIEHILYGRVLIFLEGQSKAIVAEASKKEYRSISQPETEPVIRGPREGFIENYSVNLSLLRNRLPTADLVIKTIQVGQRTKTKVAVCYLRDVCNPALVHEVLHRLNSIEIDGIVDSGYLEQYIEDNNFSPFPQIQNTERPDKSVANLLEGRVVIIVDGSPFALIAPAVFSQFYQSVDDYSERYLLSSFVRLSRLVALLFSLIFPALYVSVISYNPELIPTEFAVAVAGGRAGVPFPALVEVLIMEISMEVLREATIRLPQQVGGALSIVGVLVIGQAAVSAGFASPITVVVIALTTIGSFATPAYNMALALRLLRFPLIILGGVFGLYGVMVGLILIVNHMLSVRSFGVPYMSPVVPGQWQGMKDTVVRAPFWTSRKRPAFLHPQDPVRSGDSSKPLNEKPHNPLDPVAVGNRRREDGDPT from the coding sequence TTGTCTCTTTGGCAATGGCTGAAATACAGGAAGGAAAACGGAAGAGCAGCACCTCCTCTTAGTAAGCCGTCTGATTCATCCTTGCCCGCAGAGCAGCGTATCTCCGACAAGCTGGAGCACTCGATCACCCATCTGAAAGAAGTATTTGCCGATACGGACGATCTTATTGTTCGTCGCATTCACGCGTTTGGCCGTATCCCGGCAGCGCTTTTTTATTTGGAACATTTAACGGACCAGCGCGAATTGCAGACCAGTATCCTTCGGCCTATTTTGGGGACAGATGCTTTGGCGGACAAGGAAAGCCACCCGGTCGAAGCTAATCTCATCAACCGCATCACTCAAGACTCCCTTCTGACGGGGAATGTTTATGTTGAAAATGACTGGTCCTGTCTGATTGAGCACATCTTGTATGGACGTGTGCTGATCTTTTTGGAGGGACAGTCAAAAGCAATCGTGGCCGAGGCTTCAAAAAAGGAATACCGTTCGATCAGTCAGCCGGAAACAGAGCCTGTCATACGCGGACCCCGTGAAGGCTTTATTGAAAATTACAGTGTCAATCTGTCTCTCCTGCGAAATCGTCTGCCCACTGCGGATTTGGTTATCAAGACGATCCAGGTCGGGCAGAGGACAAAAACAAAGGTTGCCGTCTGCTACCTGCGGGATGTGTGCAATCCCGCTTTGGTACACGAAGTGCTTCATCGGCTAAACAGCATTGAGATCGACGGTATCGTTGATTCGGGCTATTTGGAACAGTATATCGAGGATAACAATTTCTCGCCCTTTCCCCAAATCCAAAACACGGAGAGGCCGGATAAATCGGTCGCCAATTTGCTGGAAGGCCGAGTGGTTATCATCGTGGACGGTTCCCCGTTTGCCTTGATCGCTCCAGCCGTGTTCAGCCAATTTTATCAGTCCGTTGATGATTATTCCGAGCGCTATCTTTTATCCAGCTTTGTTCGTTTATCACGGCTGGTTGCCCTGCTGTTTTCCCTGATCTTTCCCGCCTTGTATGTATCGGTCATCTCGTACAATCCAGAACTGATCCCGACGGAGTTTGCCGTCGCCGTAGCGGGAGGAAGAGCAGGGGTTCCCTTTCCTGCACTGGTAGAGGTGCTGATCATGGAGATCTCCATGGAAGTTTTGCGCGAAGCGACGATTCGGCTCCCGCAGCAGGTCGGCGGTGCATTGTCCATCGTAGGCGTGCTGGTGATCGGACAAGCTGCTGTTTCTGCCGGATTCGCCAGCCCGATCACCGTTGTCGTGATCGCATTGACGACGATTGGCTCCTTTGCCACTCCCGCTTACAATATGGCGCTCGCGCTGCGGCTGCTTCGTTTTCCCCTGATCATTTTGGGCGGTGTTTTTGGATTGTACGGGGTGATGGTCGGATTGATTCTGATTGTGAACCATATGCTTTCCGTACGCTCCTTCGGCGTCCCGTATATGAGTCCTGTTGTCCCCGGCCAATGGCAAGGGATGAAGGACACAGTAGTACGCGCTCCTTTTTGGACCAGCCGAAAGAGACCGGCCTTCCTGCATCCGCAAGATCCCGTTCGGTCTGGCGATAGTAGCAAGCCATTAAATGAAAAGCCACACAACCCATTAGACCCCGTGGCAGTTGGTAATAGGAGGCGAGAAGATGGAGACCCCACGTGA
- a CDS encoding Ger(x)C family spore germination protein has product MIENLHKKHRNLLIWIGLLCPLLSGCWDRLEIEERANILGIAIDYIQKDEDTQKESDVSHLKHLFPKPSKNLIEITAQIAVPGRIPLGPESGSSGNQKPVWVLSSVGHTLDDAILNLQQEVADRLFLGHLRVIIVSDKFARKGVGELNDYLRRNPEVRRTAWMIISDGKASTLMESSPQLERIPTLYLSAMMDHAVSLGKFPRDFLGIFWSSLSKKGQEPFLPVIKVKRNENAEIAGMAYFVEDRMVGLLQPLEIGFFMAAKGIKQGGYAAFTPIPDEKTVVLARARTRRSQVVVNMKEGKPKIRLHIHVETDIDEKFNHGHALRPPILKKISTELSQRGKKSVQSIIVQTQKEGADILGLGEHIRAKLPAYWDSNIRTKENWRKAYQQLEVEVIFTTSIHRIGMKVK; this is encoded by the coding sequence ATGATCGAGAACTTACACAAAAAGCACCGTAACCTGCTGATATGGATCGGTCTGCTCTGCCCGCTCCTATCTGGTTGTTGGGATCGTCTGGAAATTGAAGAAAGAGCCAATATTCTTGGAATCGCCATTGATTACATCCAGAAAGACGAAGACACGCAAAAGGAATCAGATGTCAGTCATCTGAAACACCTCTTTCCAAAACCAAGCAAAAATCTGATTGAAATTACTGCTCAAATAGCAGTGCCGGGCCGAATCCCGCTCGGCCCAGAAAGCGGCAGCAGCGGCAATCAAAAGCCTGTTTGGGTCCTTAGCAGTGTGGGGCACACATTGGATGACGCGATCTTGAACCTTCAGCAAGAGGTCGCGGATCGGCTGTTTCTGGGACATTTGCGAGTCATTATTGTCAGCGACAAGTTTGCCCGGAAAGGCGTCGGCGAGTTAAACGATTATCTGCGCCGTAATCCAGAGGTTCGCCGAACTGCCTGGATGATCATCTCGGATGGTAAGGCTTCTACCTTGATGGAAAGCTCACCACAGCTTGAGCGAATTCCGACCCTTTACCTCTCTGCGATGATGGATCATGCCGTTTCCTTAGGGAAATTTCCACGTGACTTCCTGGGCATTTTCTGGAGCTCTTTGTCCAAAAAAGGGCAAGAGCCCTTTCTTCCAGTGATTAAAGTAAAACGAAATGAAAATGCGGAGATCGCGGGAATGGCTTATTTTGTGGAAGATCGGATGGTCGGTTTGCTTCAGCCTCTTGAAATCGGTTTTTTTATGGCTGCAAAAGGGATCAAGCAGGGCGGCTACGCAGCTTTTACACCGATTCCTGATGAGAAAACCGTCGTTCTGGCCCGTGCCCGGACGCGCAGATCCCAGGTTGTTGTAAACATGAAGGAAGGAAAGCCAAAGATCCGTTTGCATATCCATGTGGAAACGGACATTGATGAAAAATTTAACCACGGACACGCTTTACGTCCCCCTATATTGAAAAAAATTTCCACCGAACTGTCCCAACGCGGAAAAAAAAGTGTGCAGAGCATCATAGTGCAGACGCAAAAAGAAGGTGCTGATATTTTGGGACTTGGCGAGCATATCCGTGCGAAGCTGCCCGCTTACTGGGACTCGAACATTCGCACCAAGGAAAACTGGCGAAAAGCCTATCAGCAACTAGAGGTGGAGGTCATCTTCACTACCTCGATTCACCGAATCGGAATGAAAGTGAAATAA
- a CDS encoding aspartate-semialdehyde dehydrogenase codes for MANQLTYNVAVVGATGAVGQQMIRILEERNFPIKQLKLLASSRSAGKTVKFRGQDIVLEEATPDSFAGVDYALFSAGGAISKDLAHHAVRHGAVVIDNTSAFRMDPEVPLVVPEVNMDAALAHKGIIANPNCSTIQMVAALKPLYDRYGIDRIIVSTYQAVSGAGASAIQELLTQSRDVLDGKEPDCKVLPVGKLPVHHQIAFNAIPQIDVFTENGFTYEEMKMINETKKIFGDDSVAVSATCVRIPVVYGHSEAVYVELKEEFDLAEVKALLEKAPGIVLVDEPEQQRYPLATDATGKLDVFVGRLRRDLYHQRGLHMWIVSDNLLKGAAWNTVQIAEELIKARA; via the coding sequence ATGGCGAACCAACTGACCTACAACGTTGCTGTGGTCGGTGCAACCGGCGCAGTCGGGCAGCAAATGATCAGGATTTTAGAGGAGCGGAATTTTCCAATTAAGCAGTTGAAGCTGCTTGCTTCCAGTCGTTCGGCAGGCAAAACCGTCAAGTTTCGCGGACAGGATATCGTTCTGGAGGAAGCGACACCGGACAGCTTTGCAGGAGTAGATTATGCCCTGTTTAGCGCAGGCGGGGCAATCAGCAAGGATCTGGCTCACCATGCCGTTCGTCATGGGGCCGTTGTCATCGACAACACCAGCGCTTTCCGGATGGACCCGGAAGTACCGCTGGTTGTACCGGAAGTTAATATGGATGCCGCACTCGCCCACAAGGGTATTATTGCTAACCCGAATTGCTCGACAATTCAAATGGTAGCCGCTTTGAAACCCCTGTATGATCGCTACGGGATAGATCGGATTATTGTGTCCACCTATCAGGCAGTATCTGGAGCTGGAGCATCCGCCATTCAAGAGCTGTTGACCCAGTCCCGCGATGTGCTGGACGGCAAAGAGCCTGATTGCAAAGTGCTCCCCGTCGGAAAATTGCCTGTTCATCATCAAATTGCATTTAATGCGATTCCGCAAATTGATGTCTTTACAGAAAACGGGTTTACGTATGAAGAGATGAAAATGATCAATGAAACGAAGAAAATCTTCGGGGATGACAGTGTAGCCGTTTCAGCTACATGTGTGCGAATCCCAGTTGTCTACGGACATAGTGAAGCAGTCTATGTAGAATTAAAAGAAGAATTCGATCTGGCAGAAGTGAAAGCTCTCCTGGAAAAGGCGCCGGGCATCGTTCTGGTTGATGAACCGGAACAACAGCGCTATCCATTGGCAACAGATGCAACCGGGAAACTGGATGTGTTTGTAGGACGTTTGCGTCGGGACCTGTATCACCAAAGAGGCCTGCACATGTGGATTGTTTCTGACAACCTGCTCAAGGGTGCTGCTTGGAATACAGTACAAATCGCGGAAGAGCTCATCAAAGCACGAGCATAG
- a CDS encoding YlmC/YmxH family sporulation protein produces MRLSEMSGKEIIGLDNGERLGVIGDSDLEINTETGQINAIIVPGGSFFGFGKKREDLVIPWEAIVKIGADMVIIHVNQQQSQSTGK; encoded by the coding sequence ATGCGGCTTAGTGAAATGAGCGGAAAAGAGATTATCGGATTGGATAATGGGGAGCGGCTGGGTGTAATCGGCGACTCCGATTTGGAAATCAACACCGAAACGGGTCAAATCAATGCCATCATCGTTCCAGGAGGAAGCTTTTTCGGGTTTGGAAAAAAGCGGGAAGACTTGGTTATACCGTGGGAAGCCATTGTCAAGATTGGAGCCGACATGGTCATCATTCATGTAAACCAACAGCAGTCACAAAGTACAGGAAAATAG
- the dpsA gene encoding dipicolinate synthase subunit DpsA encodes MLTGKHVAFIGGDARQLEVVKRCIQLDASVTLIGFDNLESIFTGATKRPLTCDVLKDVDALILPIVGSDDHGYVESIFCSNPPQLLEEHVASLPKHCVVYTGMAKSYLVKLLSAQKIELMELLDRDDVAIYNSIPTVEGALMMAIQHTDITIHGSNSIVLGLGRTGMSMARALHSLGAKVRVGARRQEHLARIFEMGLQPFHMSELKQQVFNADFVFNTVPQLVLTAEVIAQMPQTAFILDLASKPGGTDFRYAERRGIKALLAPGLPGIVAPKTAGQILAHTLSRLIGEQSKTRGNQHE; translated from the coding sequence ATGCTAACGGGCAAACATGTTGCCTTTATCGGCGGTGACGCACGGCAATTGGAAGTGGTCAAGAGATGCATCCAACTGGACGCCAGTGTCACGTTGATTGGCTTCGACAACCTGGAGAGCATCTTCACCGGGGCAACGAAAAGACCATTAACATGCGATGTGTTGAAAGACGTTGATGCTTTGATCCTCCCTATCGTCGGGTCGGATGATCACGGTTATGTCGAGAGTATCTTCTGCTCGAACCCCCCACAGCTTTTGGAAGAGCACGTAGCAAGTCTGCCCAAGCATTGTGTCGTTTACACGGGGATGGCAAAGTCCTACCTAGTGAAATTGTTGTCTGCCCAGAAAATCGAGCTGATGGAGCTCTTGGATCGTGATGATGTAGCCATATATAACTCCATCCCTACCGTGGAGGGAGCGTTGATGATGGCTATCCAGCATACAGATATTACCATTCACGGTTCAAACTCGATTGTACTTGGATTGGGACGGACAGGCATGTCCATGGCGCGTGCACTTCACTCCTTGGGAGCAAAGGTTCGTGTGGGAGCTAGACGTCAGGAACACTTAGCACGTATTTTTGAAATGGGGCTTCAGCCCTTTCATATGAGCGAACTAAAGCAGCAGGTTTTCAATGCCGATTTTGTCTTTAATACGGTCCCACAGCTCGTTCTGACAGCGGAAGTGATCGCCCAGATGCCACAGACCGCATTTATTCTTGATTTGGCTTCCAAGCCAGGAGGAACAGACTTTCGTTATGCCGAGAGACGTGGCATCAAAGCATTACTGGCACCCGGATTACCTGGTATCGTCGCACCCAAAACAGCCGGACAAATCTTAGCTCATACCTTGTCGCGTCTAATCGGGGAGCAATCGAAGACCAGGGGGAATCAGCATGAGTAA